The following coding sequences are from one Lujinxingia vulgaris window:
- a CDS encoding symmetrical bis(5'-nucleosyl)-tetraphosphatase, producing MATIVVGDVHGCLRELKQVLARADFEPGRDRVVFVGDLVNGGPDSLGVMRFVRGLGDGAEVVLGNHDLHMLAVGLGGHKPRDKDTFEDVLSAPDADELLEWLRHRPMIVRRGENLVVHAGLWPSWTASQAEAVAREVEGALRADDYRRVFEAMYGNEPRQWHEDLEGEARLRVAINIMTRMRVLEGDGSLEFDYKSTYEAIEAPRHAWFDAEPARWAIDGAQPGGVRVICGHWSALGYMKTPRLLALDTGCVWGRALSAVRLEDGHLFQVNRGGLDL from the coding sequence ATGGCCACGATCGTGGTGGGTGATGTCCACGGGTGTCTCCGTGAGCTCAAGCAGGTGCTGGCGCGGGCCGACTTTGAGCCGGGGCGCGACCGCGTCGTCTTTGTGGGCGATCTGGTCAACGGGGGGCCGGACTCGCTGGGGGTGATGCGTTTTGTGCGGGGCCTGGGCGACGGGGCCGAGGTGGTGCTGGGGAACCACGATCTGCATATGCTGGCGGTGGGGCTGGGAGGGCATAAGCCCCGCGATAAAGACACCTTTGAGGATGTGCTGAGCGCGCCGGATGCCGATGAGCTTCTGGAGTGGCTTCGCCATCGGCCGATGATCGTGCGCCGCGGTGAGAACCTGGTGGTGCACGCCGGGCTGTGGCCGAGCTGGACGGCGTCTCAGGCCGAGGCGGTGGCCCGGGAGGTGGAGGGGGCGCTTCGCGCGGACGACTACCGGCGCGTCTTTGAGGCGATGTACGGCAATGAGCCTCGCCAGTGGCATGAAGATCTTGAGGGGGAGGCGCGCCTGCGCGTGGCGATCAACATTATGACGCGCATGCGGGTGCTGGAGGGTGATGGCTCGCTGGAGTTCGACTATAAGTCAACCTATGAAGCGATTGAGGCGCCGCGGCATGCCTGGTTTGATGCCGAGCCCGCGCGCTGGGCCATCGATGGGGCCCAGCCGGGCGGGGTGCGCGTGATCTGCGGGCATTGGTCGGCGCTGGGTTATATGAAGACTCCCAGGCTGCTCGCGCTTGATACAGGCTGTGTGTGGGGTCGCGCGCTCAGCGCGGTGCGTCTGGAGGATGGGCACCTTTTTCAGGTCAATCGCGGCGGGCTGGACCTTTGA